From one Aquicella siphonis genomic stretch:
- a CDS encoding HU family DNA-binding protein has product MNRAELIDLISDKAELTKTSASRALDALLEGVTISLQNGDPVVLVNFGTFTVKQRAAREGRNPSTGEKIKIKAAKVVGFKAGKALKEAVKA; this is encoded by the coding sequence ATGAATAGAGCAGAACTTATCGATCTGATTTCAGACAAGGCTGAATTAACCAAGACGTCTGCGTCACGTGCACTTGATGCACTTCTGGAAGGCGTGACCATATCACTGCAAAATGGCGATCCAGTCGTATTAGTTAATTTTGGTACGTTTACTGTCAAACAGCGTGCGGCTCGTGAAGGACGCAATCCTTCGACCGGTGAAAAAATCAAGATTAAAGCAGCAAAAGTAGTGGGATTCAAAGCTGGCAAGGCATTGAAAGAGGCGGTAAAGGCCTGA